A part of Erinaceus europaeus unplaced genomic scaffold, mEriEur2.1 scaffold_704, whole genome shotgun sequence genomic DNA contains:
- the LOC132536274 gene encoding protocadherin Fat 4-like — translation MLCLLWLLWLLPPRARGAQVHQVFEVLEEQPAGTLVGMVPTRPGFTYRLSEPHALFALNASSGALLTTAPIDRERLPSDVLALVVLSSAPTYPTEVRVRVRDLNDNAPEFPEPVVAVAFREDSAGGRQVILDTATDADSAANGVDHGSYRIVGGDSDGRFGLDVTPHPGGAGAFLHLVTRGALDREATPHYRLLVQVDDRGQPRRRGYLAVNVTVQDANDNAPVFGQALYRARLGEDAPLGASVLRVHAADADEGANARVRYRLLDPAAPFLLDADSGLLTVRSPLDFEARRQYALTLQALDGGSPPLAGRAQALVELTDVNDNDPVVRFRYFPATSRFAAVDENAQVGTVVALLTVSDADSPAANGNLSVRILAGNEQRHFELQRSPVPNLSLVKVAGALDRERIAAYNLTVCVSDGQGAPGPARSSVASLLIFVNDVNDHPPVFARPRYRAQLAEDAPPGSFVGGVAASDGDAGPNAHLRYGLAGGDAWGWFRVSEHSGLVTTAPGAQLDRERAPLVLLNVSARDLGPHPRVAFAELEVTLLDVNDQAPRFGQPEGYAVAVAEDAPAGTELLVLSAADGDLGDNGTVRFSLLEGDPGPPAFRLDPESGRLSTAAPLDRERRAFHALWVLASDLGRPPLTARTCVNVTVLDLNDNSPAFYPVQYFAHVQENEPAGSYVATVSASDPDLGPNGTVSYSLAAGDSARFWVDARLGVISTRVALDREERTSYQLQVAATDGGLRRAPTPAAVTVTVLDTQDSAPEFGQPSYSFVVFENVAPGYHVGSVAATSPDLHANISYLIAAGDPHGAFSIHPASGRLSTAGDLDREVQAFYQLRVVAGGGAVAGEALVNVTVRDLNDNAPRFPRPDERADVVENWGAGHPVFQAHARDPDEGLGGEVRYSLAQDAGGLFAVDSLNGSVTLRAAPTGRTGPFVLEVLAADRGVPQLSSSLRLTVRLHDVNDHAPTFEQTSYEVTLSEAEPVNSRFFQVRATDLDAGPNGEVAYRISAGDAGGVFGVFPDGQLYVRRELDRELQERYELVLEASDRALEPLRATANVTVLLCDENDSKPLFGSTAYSFWLDEEQPAGAPVGRVSAADGDAGPNGQVTYAFETPQPDFELQPLTGEVRSARRLDREGLVRGRGSALFTMAVLASDQGRPALRDRAVVHVQLRDVNDNAPRFLKDAYRAAVSEEAEGPTPVLRVSASDEDEGLNGAVRYELVAGNAEGRFAVDAASGQVTLLGRLDFEATPAYELVIRALDSGPGPLSASCTLHVEVVDANDNAPAFPQDMLELDVVENLRVGALVSSLSAVDADSGDNAELRYSIAGSDGPGTFSVSPNTGSIFLARRLDFETRPLYRLNVTAMDRGHPPRSATVSVLVRVRDFNDNAPRFPPGDLVASVPENVPPGTSVLTVSARDPDTDVNGRLHYSIVRQTPRGAHFRVDEAHGTVYTAAEIDREFSSRFELTVRASDQAEPPETRRHALKNVTVLVADENDNAPAFLSQSALAADPAAAVGSLLTTLQAADPDEGPNGQVEFALLQGDAATFSLDRFSGALRLASALAPTRLAYSLLVAATDLGPERRRATAELTVLLLGSDGPAFPQPRYVAVLPEGLPAGSSVLSLAAVSPRGPQAPVEYYVVSVSCHGRSAGRLFSVGRHSGLLQTAAVLDRERDACTYLVDVYAMERAGTVPHTQRAEMRAEEPQVGRV, via the coding sequence ATGCTTTGTCTGCTGTGGCTGCTGTGGCTGCTGCCCCCCAGGGCCCGCGGCGCCCAGGTGCACCAGGTCTTTGAGGTGCTGGAGGAGCAGCCGGCCGGCACCCTGGTGGGCATGGTGCCCACGCGGCCCGGCTTCACCTACCGCCTGAGCGAGCCGCACGCCCTGTTCGCGCTCAACGCCAGCTCGGGCGCGCTGCTGACCACGGCGCCCATCGACCGCGAGCGGCTGCCCAGCGACGTGCTGGCCCTGGTGGTGTTGTCCAGCGCGCCCACCTACCCCACCGAGGTGCGCGTCCGCGTGCGCGACCTCAACGACAACGCGCCCGAGTTCCCCGAGCCCGTCGTGGCCGTGGCCTTCCGCGAGGACAGCGCGGGCGGCCGCCAGGTCATCCTGGACACGGCCACCGACGCGGACAGCGCTGCCAACGGCGTGGACCACGGCTCCTACCGCATCGTGGGCGGCGACTCCGACGGCCGCTTCGGCCTGGACGTGACCCCGCACCCCGGCGGTGCGGGCGCCTTCCTGCACCTGGTGACCCGTGGCGCGCTGGACCGCGAGGCCACACCGCACTACCGGCTGCTGGTGCAGGTGGACGACCGCGGCCAGCCCCGGCGGCGCGGCTACCTGGCGGTCAACGTGACGGTGCAGGACGCCAACGACAACGCGCCCGTCTTCGGCCAGGCGCTGTACCGCGCCCGCCTGGGGGAGGACGCGCCCCTGGGCGCCTCGGTGCTGCGGGTGCACGCGGCCGATGCGGACGAGGGCGCCAACGCAcgggtgcgctaccgcctgctgGACCCCGCGGCGCCCTTCCTGCTGGACGCCGACAGCGGGCTGCTGACCGTGCGCTCGCCGCTGGACTTCGAGGCCAGGCGCCAGTACGCGCTGACCCTGCAGGCGCTGGACGGCGGGAGCCCCCCTCTGGCCGGTCGCGCCCAGGCGCTGGTGGAGCTGACGGATGTCAACGACAACGACCCCGTGGTCCGCTTCCGCTACTTCCCCGCCACGTCGCGCTTCGCAGCGGTGGACGAGAACGCGCAGGTGGGCACGGTGGTGGCGCTGCTGACCGTGTCGGACGCTGACTCGCCCGCCGCCAACGGGAACCTGTCGGTGCGCATCCTGGCCGGCAACGAGCAGCGCCACTTCGAGCTGCAGCGCAGCCCGGTGCCCAACCTCAGCCTGGTCAAGGTGGCCGGCGCGCTGGACCGCGAGCGCATCGCGGCCTACAACCTCACGGTGTGCGTGTCTGACGGCCAGGGcgcgcccggcccggcccgctcCTCGGTGGCCAGCCTGCTCATCTTCGTCAACGACGTCAACGACCACCCGCCCGTCTTCGCGCGCCCGCGGTACCGGGCCCAGCTGGCGGAGGACGCGCCCCCGGGCAGCTTCGTGGGTGGCGTGGCGGCCTCAGATGGGGACGCGGGCCCCAACGCGCACCTCCGCTACGGGCTGGCGGGCGGCGACGCCTGGGGCTGGTTCCGGGTCAGCGAGCACAGCGGCCTGGTCACCACCGCGCCCGGCGCCCAGCTGGACCGCGAGCGGGCGCCCCTGGTGCTCCTTAACGTCAGCGCGCGTGACCTGGGCCCGCACCCGCGGGTGGCCTTCGCCGAGCTGGAGGTCACCCTGCTGGACGTCAACGACCAGGCCCCGCGGTTCGGCCAGCCCGAGGGCTACGCCGTGGCCGTGGCCGAGGACGCGCCCGCAGGCACGGAGCTGCTGGTGCTGTCGGCCGCCGACGGGGACCTGGGCGACAACGGCACCGTGCGCTTCTCGCTGCTGGAAGGGGACCCCGGGCCGCCCGCCTTCCGCCTGGACCCCGAGTCGGGCCGGCTGAGCACGGCGGCGCCGCTGGACCGCGAGCGGCGCGCCTTCCACGCCCTGTGGGTGCTGGCCTCTGACCTGGGCCGGCCCCCGCTGACCGCGCGCACCTGCGTGAACGTGACGGTGCTGGACCTCAACGACAACAGCCCCGCCTTCTACCCCGTCCAGTACTTCGCGCATGTGCAGGAGAACGAGCCGGCCGGCAGCTACGTGGCCACCGTGTCCGCCTCCGACCCTGACCTGGGCCCCAACGGCACGGTCAGCTACAGCCTGGCCGCCGGTGACTCGGCCCGCTTCTGGGTGGACGCCCGCTTGGGGGTCATCTCCACGCGCGTGGCGCTGGACCGCGAGGAGAGGACGTCCTATCAGCTGCAGGTGGCCGCCACGGACGGTGGCCTCCGGCGGGCCCCCACCCCGGCTGCGGTGACGGTCACGGTGCTGGACACCCAGGACAGCGCGCCCGAGTTCGGCCAGCCCTCCTACAGCTTCGTGGTCTTCGAGAACGTGGCGCCTGGCTACCACGTGGGCAGTGTGGCGGCCACCAGCCCGGATTTGCACGCCAACATCAGCTATCTCATCGCGGCCGGCGACCCCCACGGCGCCTTCTCCATCCACCCGGCCAGTGGGCGGCTGAGCACAGCCGGAGACCTGGACCGCGAAGTGCAGGCCTTCTACCAGCTGCGTGTGGTGGCGGGCGGGGGCGCCGTGGCCGGAGAGGCACTGGTGAACGTCACGGTGCGGGACCTCAACGACAACGCGCCCCGCTTCCCCCGGCCGGACGAGCGAGCTGACGTGGTGGAGAACTGGGGGGCCGGGCACCCCGTCTTCCAGGCGCATGCCCGGGACCCCGACGAGGGCCTCGGCGGGGAGGTGCGCTACAGCCTGGCGCAGGACGCCGGCGGCCTGTTCGCGGTGGACTCGCTCAACGGCTCGGTCACCTTGCGGGCCGCCCCGACCGGGCGCACGGGGCCCTTCGTCCTGGAGGTGCTGGCCGCCGACCGGGGCGTCCCTCAGCTGTCGTCCAGCCTGCGGCTGACCGTGCGGCTCCACGATGTGAACGACCACGCGCCCACGTTCGAGCAGACGTCCTATGAGGTGACGCTCTCCGAGGCCGAGCCCGTCAACTCGCGCTTCTTCCAGGTGCGGGCCACCGACCTGGACGCGGGCCCCAACGGCGAGGTGGCCTACCGCATCTCGGCAGGCGACGCGGGCGGCGTCTTCGGCGTGTTCCCCGACGGCCAGCTGTACGTGCGGCGCGAGCTGGACCGCGAGCTGCAGGAGCGCTACGAGCTGGTGCTGGAGGCCAGCGACCGGGCGCTGGAGCCTCTGCGGGCCACGGCCAATGTCACGGTGCTGCTCTGTGATGAGAATGACAGCAAGCCGCTGTTCGGCAGCACGGCCTACAGCTTCTGGCTGGACGAGGAGCAGCCGGCCGGCGCACCGGTGGGCAGGGTCAGCGCCGCCGACGGGGACGCCGGGCCCAATGGCCAGGTCACCTACGCCTTCGAGACCCCGCAGCCCGACTTCGAGCTGCAGCCGCTGACCGGGGAGGTGCGCAGCGCCCGCCGGCTGGACCGTGAGGGGCTGGTGCGCGGCCGGGGCTCGGCGCTCTTCACCATGGCCGTGCTGGCCAGCGACCAGGGCCGCCCGGCGCTGCGTGACCGCGCCGTGGTGCACGTCCAGCTGCGGGACGTCAACGACAACGCCCCCCGCTTCCTGAAGGACGCCTACCGGGCGGCCGTGTCCGAGGAGGCCGAGGGCCCCACGCCGGTGCTCCGGGTGTCTGCCTCCGACGAGGACGAAGGCCTTAACGGGGCCGTGCGCTACGAGCTGGTGGCGGGCAACGCGGAGGGCCGCTTCGCCGTGGACGCCGCCTCGGGCCAGGTGACGCTGCTGGGCCGACTGGACTTCGAGGCCACGCCCGCCTACGAGCTCGTCATCCGGGCGCTGGACTCGGGGCCTGGCCCGCTGAGCGCCAGCTGCACGCTGCACGTGGAGGTGGTGGACGCCAACGACAACGCCCCGGCCTTCCCGCAGGACATGCTGGAGCTGGACGTGGTGGAGAACCTGCGGGTGGGCGCCCTGGTGTCCTCGCTGTCGGCGGTGGACGCGGACTCGGGGGACAACGCAGAGCTGCGGTACAGCATCGCGGGCAGCGACGGGCCGGGCACCTTCTCCGTCAGCCCCAACACGGGCAGCATCTTTCTGGCGCGAAGGCTGGACTTCGAGACGCGGCCGCTGTATCGCCTGAACGTCACCGCCATGGACCGCGGCCACCCGCCGCGCTCTGCCACCGTGTCTGTGCTGGTGCGGGTTCGAGACTTCAATGACAACGCGCCCCGCTTTCCGCCCGGGGACCTGGTGGCCTCTGTGCCCGAGAACGTGCCGCCGGGCACCTCGGTGCTGACGGTCAGCGCCCGGGACCCTGACACGGATGTCAACGGCCGGCTGCACTACTCCATCGTGCGCCAGACACCCCGCGGGGCCCACTTCCGCGTGGACGAGGCCCACGGCACCGTCTACACGGCTGCCGAGATCGACCGCGAGTTCTCCAGCCGCTTCGAGCTGACGGTCCGCGCCAGCGACCAGGCGGAGCCACCGGAGACGCGGCGCCACGCGCTCAAGAATGTGACGGTGCTGGTGGCCGACGAGAATGACAACGCGCCCGCCTTCCTGTCTCAAAGTGCGCTGGCCGCCGACCCCGCGGCCGCCGTGGGCTCGCTGCTGACCACGCTGCAGGCTGCGGACCCCGATGAGGGCCCCAACGGGCAGGTGGAATTTGCGCTGCTGCAGGGGGATGCGGCCACCTTCTCGCTGGACCGCTTTAGCGGGGCGCTGCGGCTGGCTTCCGCGCTGGCCCCCACCCGCCTGGCCTACAGCCTGCTGGTGGCCGCCACCGACCTGGGCCCTGAGCGCCGGCGTGCCACGGCCGAGCTGACCGTGCTGCTGCTGGGCTCCGACGGGCCGGCCTTCCCGCAGCCACGCTACGTGGCCGTGCTGCCCGAGGGGCTGCCCGCCGGCTCCAGCGTGCTCTCCCTGGCGGCGGTCAGCCCGCGTGGCCCCCAAGCGCCCGTCGAGTACTACGTGGTGTCCGTCAGCTGCCACGGCCGGTCGGCCGGGCGCCTCTTCTCCGTGGGCCGGCACAGCGGGCTGCTGCAGACAGCGGCCGTGCTGGACCGAGAGCGGGATGCCTGCACCTACCTGGTGGACGTCTACGCCATGGAGCGGGCAGGCACTGTGCCGCACACCCAGAGGGCCGAG